CTTGTGCAGTTCAGGCCAGTTCGGATACACGTATTGCGCTTCGGTCAGTGGATAGGTGCCGTCGGCCCTGGCTCGTGCCAGCTCGGCCCGGACGCGGGCGCCGACCGGATCGCCGG
This window of the Massilia sp. WG5 genome carries:
- a CDS encoding DUF4148 domain-containing protein; protein product: MNLLPLVPVVLVAALAGCASTTDGAAGDPVGARVRAELARARADGTYPLTEAQYVYPNWPELHKTP